The genomic segment GAGCTTGGTGATTGCTTACACCTGTGGTAGGGCGTAAAACGCTCCATTAGCATTAGAAACTATTAGTGTCATTTCATCCACTGACGAATGGTGCAGAGGCTAAATGTCACAATGGGCGCTATTCCCAGTATGCTcttgaatagaaaaaaaaaaaaagaatgtaaataaagtgatgAATTGCATATATGTGCGTTTGTAGGcttgatttaaaaacataagtagaaaaacaaataaaatataaaaagctgCATTAGTTAGACGTTGGAAGAGTTCCAGATTGTTGTCAGATGGACGAGCACCTACAAATGAAGAGGTCAGTTACTTTAGATGTGGAATGATGAGTTCCTTTTACCATTGCGAACATTTCACTCTGTGTTCGTTGGCCCGATACAGTCAGATGCAGTTACCAGACCCTACGTGTTCACTTTCAAAGAGTTTTGTTAGCCTGGGGATGTAGGCGGTTGAAAGTCTCACTGGCCGACTATATCTAGCATGTAAATACACGTAAATTGTCAGTGATATAACTTAGTGAGTTAATTGTTGTACTTGATCCCATTTTAGGGTCAACCATAGACCTTTGCATGCCCCCCACACCCCCAACCCCGCCCAGCAACTGATTTTCCAATAAATGTGAGAGACTGGCAGCAATGAGGATCCTAAGAACTGCTGAGCACTGCTGCAGGAAAGTGAAAAACTTAACAGCAGGTGTACAGAACCACTGAATCACATAATACCAGTGGCTCTGATGGGAAAACCTAAATGGTTTGACCTGATAAGAACTATTGTCGTAATAAGGCCGACTTCCAGCAGAGCTGTAAATACCTCGGCAACCCCCGCTGAGCTGCTACTGGCAGCCCTGATGCCAGGAACCAGGGGTAAGTCTGCTTATATCAGCCTCTAGTTGCCTTCACAGGCTGTTCCCCGCCGAGTCTTTTTAACTTTAACATGTGACGTAGCCTGTAGCTAACTGACATCCGTCTCAATAAATGAGTGACATGTGGTGACACCCTGTCGCCATATTGATattgagagggagaaaagtaaaagtaaagcaGTATTTTTATAAATCATTTCTCTCAAGTGAGACCCAGTTAGTGTTAAAAGGCCTGGATGACAGTTGAGTTactgaatgtattttacatgaaaGGCTGTGAATTGATGTGATTTCCAGTGAAAATTGTATGCTGTTGACCGAAGGCTACACCTATAATTGGCCTCTGGAGATGTGCTGCTATTTCAGCACCACAGAGTGCGCCACAACAGACATGCATTCAGTAAGTGCCTCTCACCCCATTATCACCTGTGTGCATGTACAAATCATGGCGATGTCTGgtgcttctttcttttcttgttcttctctGTTATAAGGGACGAGAAAGAAGTCCACTCTTAATGACATCTTGGACTACATGAAGGAATCAGAAGGAACTTACCAGGGTTCCTTCCACAAACAGAACACAAAGAACAGAACAACATTCCCAACATGAAACTGCAATTTCTGAAGAAATTTGCTGGCTTTATAAAGTAGCAGCTGAATGAGTGTGGAGAGCTGGAAACATTGGAAAGGTTCTAAATACAATGAATAGGatttaaaagttgaataaacTCATTGCATGAAAGATGTGGAACATTTGAAGGTTTGAATGGAGTTTCTATCTAAAACAATGAGTTGAGTATTTTGAATAGTTTTAATAAGATTCAAAAGTTGAATGATTCCCAGAATGTATGTAGGAAGAGTTGGAGAGGTGGGGAAGGAATGAATGATGCAAAATGTAGTGTAAGCTGCTAGCTAAACTACGTGGCTGGCTTAAGTTTGCATGAAGAAGTAGCTGAAGGAGACGGAGAAGCTTTATTGCTAGTTATCTGTTGATAGTATGTATTGTTAACATTCAATTAggtgaatacattttatatgaGATGATGTCACAATGTCACTTTATTTGCATATGATGTATGATTATATGCACAAATACAAGTGTAGTTTAACTTCAGCCAATCATTGGtgaaacacataacacacacattcacaagtaGACTCTGGATAACAGAAGCTTTTCGCTTGTAATCTTGATGAGGAATGAAAAGTACTGTATCGACACATGCTGAAACTATTAGGACTACAGTGCTCTGATGAATGATGAGGATGTCGAGGAGGCTTTTTTTAGATGAGTTGCTTGCCTCAAGTGAACCCCTCCCTCATGCTTTCTGCTGCCGCCATCCCTTCAACTTAAACAGGTCAGATCCATATATGTTCTTCCACAGATTCCTCAAGCCCACATCTATTTGATATTCACAAGGTACGCAGCAGGTTAGGAGCATATGCGTCATGTTCCTAAGGCACGGTCATCTTCTGCAGAGTGCTGAGTTACTatagcaacacaacaacaaagcacaTCGCTCTGCTACTGTTCTTCTTGTGCAATGATTCTCAAACAaatgaccagcagcagcaaattgCCTGTTGAAAGCTCAACAGAAACCATTCTGTCTTTGACTGTCAAATGAGATTTGATATCTGGACAAAGGAACTTGTAGAGTTTAGTTGCTTTAGTGCCTCAAATCACTGCCCCTTTGCCCCTGaaggtaaaaataaatacatcgCTGCGAGTGAGAACGTCATCGCCTTCACCGTCGACAATCTTGCCCCAGGCTTAGCCGCGGGAGGCTGCGCCAAATATCTCATCATTGCAGGCACCCTCCCTCTCGTACAGTCCCCGGTTATCCACCGCGGCGCACCCTCCTCTTTGGTTCAGCCATCCCCATGTCCACAAACGGAGCCCGGCATCCGAGACTGGACCGTCGCTCGCCtcctgagagagaaaggcatTCCCTTCCACCGCAACGACAATAAAGCAAGGTTGTTTCATCTCTACTTGGCCTCCATCAACACTCCGGCAACAGCAACCACCGGGCCTACATCAACACTCCGGCAATAGCAACCACCGGGCCTCCATCAACTCTCCGGCAACAGCAACCACCGGGCCTCCAGCGCTTCTGGCAACAGCAACTAGTCGGCCTCCAGCGCTTCCGGCTTCCTCACCAGGGCCAACCACCGCCAGCGTCGTCACGTGTGACGTCACGGGACATCCGCTGCCTCCACTGCCGTCATCATCAGCCCACCTGGTGGGGGACAGGTCGTATTTCCCCCTGTGCCTGCTCCCTCTGTGTCCGATCTGTCCCAGTGATCTCAGCCTTCTTTTCATCCCTGTGTTTGCAGGCTTCACAAAACTCCTGTGCATCCCACCATCCCTTCCTCTACCCTCCCTTCAGCCGCTTACAGCACTACGGCTTctgctccttcctcttctttcacaGCCCACACTGCAGCACGAGAGTCCCATCCAGCAACTCAAAGGGCCGCATCACATGCTAATCAAGTTGGCGATTCTCAgcctcctctttcatttccaacTGGTCTAtcctttcccccctccctccccatcccCACCCCTTCCCTTCCCCTACAcccaaatgtattttctccCTGTGTCAATAACTACACTCTAGCCACAGCAGCACCACCGAGTCAGCCAGCTTCAtcagccttctctctctctctatatatatctatatatatatatctatatatatagacatacatatacatcgctgctgtatatatttttaactttatttttcacttaaatattgtaaatgtgtatatatatttttttctatttgttatttttatattttgtacatacttttatttctaaatttatgctgctttctaatcttgaatgggagcaccagtactgtaaaatttcccccggggatcaattaagtatttcgGCTTTGTTTCAATTTTCAACCTTGGTCAGTTTCACAGGAAACACATATTCGAGGGGATTTCATGCATAAGAATGTCCAACATTACTCTTtcaaatgtcagtcagtcactaATATTGAGTATGACCCCCCCTGACACGGATCAATGCGTTAAGACGTAGCGGCATGCTGTCCACGAGCTTGTTGATGCCGTCAATGGGCAGGGCGTCCCACTCTTCGGTCAGACCCCGGGCTAATTCCTGTAGACTCTGAGGAATATCGTCCCCGGCCTAAGGCATCCCAGGCATGCTCGATAGGGTTCATATCAAGGGTTCACTGCAGCTGCCCCATGTGCTGTTGCGTTGTCGTCTTGCAGCCTAAAGTTGTTCCCGTAGACCCTTCTTGCGTGTGGGAGGCAATGGTTCTCCAGGATGTCCCGGTACACGACGGCGTTGACGTTTCCATCCAGCACCACCAATGGCGTTTTTCCTCCATCATGAATACCGGCCCGTACCATCACTGGAGCCTCCACCTCCTTGAGTGGTTTCCTGGATGCAGTCATCGCGGAGGTTCTCACCATGTAATCGGCATATAGTCAAAACACTATTCAAGCCATTCCCTCCGCATTGGCGCAGCGTCCACAGCTGCCCGACTGGGCATCTCGGATCAAACCATCCAGGTTCTCGGCCGCTGGGCATCTCAGGCATATCGCTCCTACATACACAACAATGTTAATGAAGCTCATACTCGACTCGGCTCAACTTAATCTGACTCTTTTTGGGGGTCTGTAATCAGCTCGGGTGGAAACACACCGAGACGGAACCCCCACACTGAGTCTCCCCCGTCTGCCCCAGTCTTCACTACGACCTCCCAGACCAGCCTAACATTCATTCATCGGTCTATGACATCCAATACCAGAATGTTCATTAAACCTGTAAATGACATATTGTTGTGGTGTGGTCCTTGCTAGTGAAAATTGAGTTAAGAGGTAAGTCAgccctcttccctctgctccCCTCTTTCTTTGGACATGTGTAGTTTACAGGtctgtgtcattttgaaatggtTCCCATTAACCAGTTAATTGGCTCAGAGAGTGCGTTTAGTTATGTgctggggttagggttagggtttataAGGCCTTGTGGTCATTTTCTAGAATTGATTTAAGTATTAATGGCCATAATGACCATTAGCTATCTTAGAGATGACAGCTGatgacagcagcaacaatagAATAACAATATTAGTACTATTACTAATAATCCTATTAGCTGTTACAaagtaagctaagctaagctcagAGGTCCAATTACTACCTTTCCCAAGCTTTCAAATGCATCTCACGGTCTTATTCTGCTAATGGTGCATACATACATCAACATAAGAGGCTGCAGGTTCATGGTGCTGTCCATTCGTGCCTGTTAACACGGCAGTTTCTGGACATTTTGGTTTGATGATAACATTTTATGacaattataataatttgattgtacttttttttttaatttaaaatgtaactttattCAGCTTTACTCaacttcttttctctgtcatcaACATGATCTGTCAATTACTACCTTTTTAATTCACACGAGTCCCTCTTATGTTTTAATTATGTTCATGAAATGATATGGAACATAACCTGGTTTATTAATATCTGTATGATTCTAACATTATTAGGTTACTGATCATTTTTGCAGGAATGTCGCCACGTTAAACAGTCTGTCATTTCTTTACTGGGGACTTTCAGTGTGGCACTTTTACTCATGGCTGACCAGTCCAGGTTTTATGAGCCAATATTCATTTTGATTATATTCTTTCCTTCATTAAAAAGATGAAACCATGCACACTTTAGCCCTGCCTTAAAATTAGTAAAGCAATCTagatgttttacagctgttacACAGCTCTGTATTAAGAGTAATAGTAATGTAGTATGTTTGTAGTAATCTCTAATATCCACACAGAGGATGTCAGTATGAATTTGTTGTGGCAGGAAGGTCTGGACAGGATATAGACACTATTTTCATATATGTTGTGGCTCTACGGCTGACAACggtgtaattaattaattcttccctcctctttggGGGTTATGTGGTGGTGCCCTAGGCAACCGCCTAGCTCGCCTCTTCCTACAAACAGCCCTGTTAATTTGTGTCTTGTGACTTTCTCCATGATGACAACAACATTGCTCGCTCATCTGCCGAATAAGTTTCATCATGCACAGCTGCGATTGCCACAGCTGTTAAAAAAAGGTGCGAGAGGAGAAGAGTAACGCGACAAATCATTGCTCTTGCAGCCTCTATTACATCTCACTCAGTCACACTGCTCCTTTTATAAtgcaggtctgaatcaaaccaTGAAACCCTGCCTGTGTGGAACTAATGTTATAAGAACATATTTACCCCTCGGTAACAGACGTGAGAAGCAGTGGCACTGAGTGTCAAATACATGGCACTCCTGGAATTTAAGCCCATGTGGTGTAGAGAGATGTTTCAGCACCGTGCTGGTGTTTTCACGCCGCCATGACTCCTTCGTGGTGTTTCCAGCAGTGCAGACGCATGAGTTTGACATTGTTTTGCAATGCGCAACCCTCAGAAAGACACGCCAGCATCACTAAAAATAATTGATAAACTCGGATACATATGATTCCGATGGATCGGACAATTTGGAACCGCTTCTCAACTGGAGCTGGTTCTCGATTCCCATCCCTAGTTGGAGGGCTACCTTTTCATTAGAACTGGGATCACACACTgggatttattatttatgaataTGTGTGATATATTCAATCAAAAACAGATGTTGAATTGTTTCAAGTTGTCGTATGAGTGCTATATGGTGGACCTTAGCATTATGGATTATGCTTATAGCATTATGGTtttactaattaattaatcaactgAACAAATAACAaccaggagagaaaaaaagcaaatggaaGCCAGTCAACATCGCTTGGCTAACAACTCATATCCAATATTGGACAATGTAGGGCATAAAGTCAAACTAGTTCACAGTAACTCATTGAAATGACTTAAAGCACTTGTAACAcacttttatattaacaatgggttGCTGGTAGTGacgaacctacagagaattatcacctgacgCAgatgcagttcccctcagctctacagagctttatagcgtcttcagctcattgtttcggtTTTACAGCTGCAACTCTACTGCTTTGGCTCGCACACACGTGTGCAAATTGCAGTGAGGTGTGCAAAATGAATGTAACTATGTGTTATACGTTGAAAAGTTAAAGACACGTTTTGCATTCTGCCAGAAGTTACAGAGAATGTAACTATAAAGTCCAATCAGACCTGAGCAAACTCCCAGTCCACTGATGTCCATACTGCGACAAAGCGGGGGTGAGTCATACACCATCGCTAATCGCCGTCCCACCAAACCATATCAGTGGTTAAGCTGTTTTTCTAATAATCTTTGTAAGATAGTAAGATATAATTGCTACAGACCGATAATTCACAGCGAACGTCAATGCAGCTCTAAGTGCATTACCATCATCATTTCAGGAGTCTGCTAATTGACTGCATGGAAATAAATGGTAATCAATGTTTGTCTGGAGGACACTTACAAACACATTACAGCTGTAATGTTAAACACACACCCTTTGTagcaaatatgacaaaacaaatgcaaagtcACTCTCATGTTCCTGAAAGGTATTTTCAAAAAGACACCATTGTCACCAGAGTGACATAGTAACACTGAGTATTGCTACGTAGCGTCTCACGCCACGCCGCCGAGGATATCTTTGTTTTACTACCACTTATTAGGTCATTtctataaacagatatctgcatttGTAGTCAGTTTGTAGTCCAAGTAGTACtgaccaatcacgtttgagcCTCCAAGGATTCACTGTCTCTACACAATGTCGGCGGGGTACTTATTGTAGCAGTAAAGAGCAAAGCAACTCAGGGGAGTGGAGTGTCCCTATTTACAGTATGAGGGGGGAGCTACAGCTGACTTGAAGCACAGAACTGATCTTATCGTATTGTTAATACCTTTATAATAGTtatcacttttattattttattatccaCCATCTCTACTGTTAACTGCAGGATTTGAAgaatatcataaaaaaaataatttttatggcaatattttttttgattattttttactttgaagcTGTCTCCTAAATGAATCATCACAGTGTTACTGCAGCTTTACTGAAGCTCAGGAATGTGTGCTGCTATTGTCATTGTTCCTGCagaaatgaaatactgtaatatatCCTCATTTTGAACTGTGGTTTTTCAGTTATCACCTTGAGGCAGTCAGCACCTCCTCGGGCTTCCTCTGCATGACAGGGCAGAGTGGAACTaggaaaatactgtatttctttaaaagaaatgcaATTTTCCGCCACCTTTAGGTCAATGTAAAATTTGCTACGATCCCAGCATGCTCTCTTCAGGCAATTTGCCGTTCCTGGGAGAAAATGAATTAGAGGGTATTCTCAATCTGTCGGGTATTTGAAGCCCCCATTTTGGCTGTGGCAGGGTTGATGAAACAATGACCATGtggaaagaaaggaagcaaGGTGTGAAGTCCTATGTCCTAACTGCCACATCTCACTTTGTGTCTCCTCTGAAGCTCAATAATAAGTGTCTTTACAGAGGGTAAAAAAAGTGTAGACTAAACCTAGATTAATTAGTGTCACTTAAAAACTTTAATCTAAATATCACCAAATATTACCTTCCTCTTCATACAACCCAGGTTTAATATCTGTGCACTGCCTGAAACTTCCTCCTGCCACACTATCATCACTCTGTAACTCAACTGTCAACTACTGTTAAGGTTTCTAAAACTCCTCAAAGAGTGACAAATATGTCACTGCGTTACCGCTGAGGTCCAGCCACAAGCTTGAGTGCTACTCTGTTTTTCCAACAGGTTGGCCCTTTTCCGACACCGTGTGCAAGATGAGCGGCTTTGTGCAGGGAGTGTCTGTTTCCGCATCAGTCTTTACCCTGGTGGCCATTGCCGTCgaaaggtcagtgtgtgttgcgGTTCGATACCTAATCTCAGTTATAATTGGTGCTAAGACTTTGATTTGTAAAGATAAAAGGAATATGCAACTAACAGGAAGTTAATCGATGACGAGCTTGATTTTGATTCGCGTCTGATCCCTCATTAATGAAGTAACAAGACTAAACATCAGCAGCCACGCTAGCGTAtgtaggcacagcagtgctttgagctaagtGCTAATATCACTAAtatatgctaatgctaatgtttattgacccatggatgtattataagaaCTGGATACCAGACTTAAAACTGCTCACTTAGCACATAAGCCAAAAGTGCCACATTGGCATGATTTCACACGAATGAAAGTAGCTTTTCTTGACTCTGGGAAAGTTATAAAACCTCCATGGATTAAAAGTTCATAAAAGAAAGAGTAATAACTGACCTTGTTTGAAGTCGGAGGTGTCCTGTCAACAGCTTTACAGATGTCTCTTATAATGGTGGTCTATGGGGAACATGATTTTTGGGCTGCAGGGGATTCTTTCATTGCAGTACTGAGTAGCCACTGGGGCAAATTGGCAGCAAGGCTGAGTGGCGGCGTCATATCCAGCTCACTTAATACATCCATGTGCTTACCATTCACCATtttaatttagcattttagcatgcaaCATTTTAGCtacgtttgctaattagcactaaacacaaggtacagctgaagctgatgggaatgtcattagttttgcaggcatttggttataatatattataaaccaaagtattggacaaattaagattttgacctgataatggcactagatgaaaggTTAGGTGATccccaaagttattacaatttatcctgagggCAACATAGATACCTGTACCaaatagcaatccatccaacagttgttgagacatttcactcaaaaccacaaatgtcaacttcatggtggccctaaagtcaaagtcaagggatcaccaaagtcagtaggattcatcctcaggggaccatgaatgtccgtACAAAATTTCATGTCAATGCACTTGATATGCAAGTAGTTGATAAGACATTTCAGTCCCTCCCTACAGCCACACCGCTAACATGCCAAACATCTGGGGATTACAGCTTCTTACATACTAAGTATTTGCTTGCTTTACTTTTAattgttggattttttttgacTACTAACATGAGGCTGCTAACTTGAGATGGGAATTGTCATGGTTTGAAAGACTAAATTATTAATGTCAAAAATATTGGATGATTAATAAGTAATGAGAATTAAGTATCCTTAGTTAAAGCTCTGGttataatgtaaatattcttCTTTTGTTTATGGTTGGTGTTTATGTCTCTCCATATAGCTAATTAGTGGCAATTCTCTACCTTACTTACAGGTTTCGCTGTATAGTGTACCCTCTACAACCCAAGCCGACTGTGCTTGTTACCAAGGCAGCCATCGTGTTAATCTGGGTGCTAGCAGTGGTGATcatgtgtcctgctgctgtggcaCTGACTGTGGAGAAAGTTCCCCTCCACTATATGGTGTACAATGATGACTTCAACCACACATTCCCCCTGTACACCTGCTACGAAAACTTTGCCAACCCTCAGATGAGAAAGGTCTACACGGCGGTTCTGTTTGCACACATCTACCTGGTGCCCCTCACCGTCATTACACTGATGTACGGGAGCATCGGAGTCAaactgtgttcctctgtggtcGCACACAGAGAGCCACAGTTGGCCACTTCCACAGTCCAGGTCGGGGGTAGAAGGGGTGGTCAGCCGGTTATATCCCAGAAAAAGATTAAGGTGATAAAGATGCTCATCTTGGTGGCGTTGCTTTTCATGCTGTCCTGGTTGCCACTCTGGACCCTCATGATGATGACGGACTACGCAGGCTTGGACAGGGACCAGCTGGACCTTCTGACCAGCTACATCTTCCCCTTTGCCCACTGGCTGGCTTTCTCCAACTCCAGCGTCAACCCCATCATCTACGGCTACTACAATGAGAACTTTAAGAGGGGCTTCCAGGCGGTGTGCAAGTCCAGGCCCTTCTGTTGCCTTGTGCAGTGccagctgtggaggaggatggCCAGGTGGGGCAGGAAAGAAAGGTCTGTGCAAGCACCTTGTGGAGGTACTGACTTCAGAGATGCCACTGGCAATCACAACCACCTTCACCTGGGGCTGAGAAA from the Enoplosus armatus isolate fEnoArm2 chromosome 4, fEnoArm2.hap1, whole genome shotgun sequence genome contains:
- the npffr1l2 gene encoding neuropeptide FF receptor 1 like 2; the encoded protein is MGEEWIELEGSATTVAVTNTSLDGTANVTNVTFLPYYQHSLYVAASYILAYFFIFLLCMVGNILVCLIVLENRRMRTVTNLFILNLAISDLLVGIFCIPTTLVDNLITGWPFSDTVCKMSGFVQGVSVSASVFTLVAIAVERFRCIVYPLQPKPTVLVTKAAIVLIWVLAVVIMCPAAVALTVEKVPLHYMVYNDDFNHTFPLYTCYENFANPQMRKVYTAVLFAHIYLVPLTVITLMYGSIGVKLCSSVVAHREPQLATSTVQVGGRRGGQPVISQKKIKVIKMLILVALLFMLSWLPLWTLMMMTDYAGLDRDQLDLLTSYIFPFAHWLAFSNSSVNPIIYGYYNENFKRGFQAVCKSRPFCCLVQCQLWRRMARWGRKERSVQAPCGGTDFRDATGNHNHLHLGLRNRVHNDNKLTDTAEVNRSVRVVCDVVHSERSLSDRGLEMAAVHKKGSNGEESERVSPLASVYQAWDN